A window of Pomacea canaliculata isolate SZHN2017 linkage group LG3, ASM307304v1, whole genome shotgun sequence contains these coding sequences:
- the LOC112560475 gene encoding uncharacterized protein LOC112560475 isoform X1, translating into MKTSTGQCLEGLASNCLQFARVNDSLAELTKLQQNLCSQEMICQAKLRRCQHIRNESSGRLIGQVASHVDGADRAKLCQYYTAVRRCIDVNVDESCWRHPDVARVLDVIRQAEQDNCSTTTEKPTHEHEGIFLRCPQLAECLQANDTQCSGLGDTLDCLQKTEYDCGVGQNQRTLELLREETLAACRDIVSYEKVFENCTAHRTCLQNLILWNASVSNEPSGTTMSDRDHYMIPCANVWTAL; encoded by the exons ATGAAAACTTCTACAGGACAGTGCTTGGAGGGTTTGGCCAGCAACTGTCTGCAGTTTGCGAGGGTGAATGATTCTCTCGCGGAGCTCACAAAACTTCAGCAGAATTTATGCAGTCAAG AAATGATATGCCAAGCTAAATTAAGGAGATGCCAGCACATCAGGAACGAATCTTCCGGTAGGTTAATCGGTCAAGTGGCGAGTCATGTTGATGGAGCAGACCGCGCAAAGCTTTGCCA ATATTACACCGCTGTCCGACGATGCATTGACGTGAATGTTGATGAAAGCTGTTGGCGCCATCCTGATGTAGCTCGTGTATTGGATGTCATCCGCCAGGCAGAGCAGGACAACTGTTCTACAACGACAGAGAAGCCGACACACGAACACGAAG GAATTTTTCTCCGCTGTCCTCAGCTAGCGGAGTGTCTTCAAGCAAACGACACGCAGTGCAG TGGTCTTGGCGACACGCTTGACTGCCTTCAGAAAACGGAATATGACTGCGGTGTTGGGCAGAACCAGCGAACGCTCGAACTTCTGAGGGAGGAAACTCTTGCCGCCTGCAGAG ataTTGTCTCTTACGAGAAAGTCTTCGAAAACTGTACAGCACACAGAACCTGCCTCCAGAACTTGATTCTGTGGAATGCCTCTGTATCCAATGAGCCTTCGGGAACAACCATGTCGGACAGAGACCACTACATGATCCCTTGTGCGA ACGTGTGGACAGCTTTGTAG
- the LOC112560475 gene encoding uncharacterized protein LOC112560475 isoform X2 — translation MKTSTGQCLEGLASNCLQFARVNDSLAELTKLQQNLCSQEMICQAKLRRCQHIRNESSGRLIGQVASHVDGADRAKLCQYYTAVRRCIDVNVDESCWRHPDVARVLDVIRQAEQDNCSTTTEKPTHEHEGIFLRCPQLAECLQANDTQCSGLGDTLDCLQKTEYDCGVGQNQRTLELLREETLAACRAHRTCLQNLILWNASVSNEPSGTTMSDRDHYMIPCANVWTAL, via the exons ATGAAAACTTCTACAGGACAGTGCTTGGAGGGTTTGGCCAGCAACTGTCTGCAGTTTGCGAGGGTGAATGATTCTCTCGCGGAGCTCACAAAACTTCAGCAGAATTTATGCAGTCAAG AAATGATATGCCAAGCTAAATTAAGGAGATGCCAGCACATCAGGAACGAATCTTCCGGTAGGTTAATCGGTCAAGTGGCGAGTCATGTTGATGGAGCAGACCGCGCAAAGCTTTGCCA ATATTACACCGCTGTCCGACGATGCATTGACGTGAATGTTGATGAAAGCTGTTGGCGCCATCCTGATGTAGCTCGTGTATTGGATGTCATCCGCCAGGCAGAGCAGGACAACTGTTCTACAACGACAGAGAAGCCGACACACGAACACGAAG GAATTTTTCTCCGCTGTCCTCAGCTAGCGGAGTGTCTTCAAGCAAACGACACGCAGTGCAG TGGTCTTGGCGACACGCTTGACTGCCTTCAGAAAACGGAATATGACTGCGGTGTTGGGCAGAACCAGCGAACGCTCGAACTTCTGAGGGAGGAAACTCTTGCCGCCTGCAGAG CACACAGAACCTGCCTCCAGAACTTGATTCTGTGGAATGCCTCTGTATCCAATGAGCCTTCGGGAACAACCATGTCGGACAGAGACCACTACATGATCCCTTGTGCGA ACGTGTGGACAGCTTTGTAG
- the LOC112559123 gene encoding protein FAM221A-like, with amino-acid sequence MSDPRQFHLKFDGSAAASVDAYLEYRRIVGEDDGGVLMSPQQYEAYKKKVIPMRIKNRLYVSYSSPTGMDCKLIGPETPCFCRHRYKQHKTDFEEIPSERPILLPCQVQGCRCVSYHYIPLNGSQPIRCTCKHFADDHLEKAPYVCKKAGCTKCTGFRSSFTCACGSGHMDHTMIIETAEEREARGHPVGQATPYAAMGGITGFSSLAEGYMRLDPSGKGAPSEEFLNQPITSSDNPFLRANVQAIKAHSMAHRQTGQLMNPDDQVFDDMEERVSAMRRPGESDMDYFERRYQERLKAGRPGPSQRAIGRGFEGPLHAGHRKSLEPKPKSSFSKTPGSSSKK; translated from the exons ATGTCTGACCCGCGTCAGTTTCACCTTAAATTTGATGGATCTGCTGCTGCGTCTGTTGACGCATATTTGGAATACCGCAG AATTGTTGGTGAAGATGATGGTGGTGTGCTAATGTCTCCACAACAATATGaggcatataaaaaaaaagttattccaATG CGCATAAAAAACCGACTGTATGTAAGCTATTCATCCCCCACTGGAATGGACTGCAAATTGATTGGCCCAGAAACACCTTGTTTTTGCCGACACAG atacaaacaacacaaaacagacTTTGAGGAGATACCAAGCGAGCGCCCTATTCTGCTCCCTTGCCAGGTCCAAGGCTGCCGCTGTGTATCATATCATTACATTCCACTGAATGGAAGCCAACCCATTCGCTGCACTTGCAAACACTTTGCTGATGACCATCTTGAGAAAGCTCCATATGTTTGCAAGAAAG CTGGATGCACAAAATGCACTGGGTTTAGGAGCTCTTTCACCTGTGCCTGTGGGTCTGGACACATGGACCACACGATGATAATCGAAACAGCCGAGGAGCGCGAGGCGCGGGGTCACCCAGTGGGTCAGGCCACACCCTACGCAGCAATGGGTGGCATCACAGGCTTCTCCTCCTTAGCTGAGGGCTACATGCGCCTGGACCCCAGTGGCAAAG GTGCTCCTAGTGAAGAGTTCCTTAACCAGCCAATCACTTCATCTGACAACCCATTTCTGCGTGCCAACGTTCAGGCCATCAAGGCTCACAGCAtggcacacagacagactg gacaactCATGAACCCTGATGATCAAGTATTTGATGACATGGAGGAGAGAGTGTCTGCAATGCGCCGGCCAGGGGAGTCTGACATGGACTATTTTGAACGTCGCTACCAGGAACGA CTAAAAGCAGGGCGTCCAGGCCCAAGCCAGAGAGCCATAGGTAGAGGCTTTGAAGGACCATTGCATGCTGGTCATCGCAAGTCTTTAGAACCCAAACCAAAGAGCTCCTTCTCCAAAACACCAGGTTCTTCTTCCAAGAAATAA